The Eurosta solidaginis isolate ZX-2024a chromosome 4, ASM4086904v1, whole genome shotgun sequence genome includes a window with the following:
- the CCT2 gene encoding T-complex protein 1 subunit beta, translated as MEMSLNPVRVLKSEAQEEKAEMARLSSFIGAIAIGDLVKSTLGPKGMDKILVAHGRNAGQVEVTNDGATILRAVGVDNPAAKILVDMSRVQDEEVGDGTTSVTVLAAELLREAEKLVEQKLHPQIIIAGWRLATQVALDALTQASQDNSGNDEKFKEDLLNIARTTLSSKILHQHKEFFSKLAVDAVLRLKGSGELHAIQIIKKTGGTLDDSFLDEGFLLDKKPGVHQPQRIEKAKILIANTPMDTDKIKVFGSTIKVDSLAKIADLELAEKEKMKDKVQKILSHNCNVFINRQLIYNYPEQLFADAGVMAIEHADFDGIERLALVTGGEIVSTFDNPSLVKLGECDVIEQVMIGEDTLLRFSGVKLGEACTIVIRGATQQIIDEADRSLHDALCVLAATVKESRIVYGGGCSEALMANAVLKKAAETAGKEAIAMEAFARALLSLPTAIADNAGYDSAQLVSELRAAHAQGKFAIGLDMEKGKMGDMKELGITESFAVKRQVLLSASEAAEMILRVDDIIKCAPRRRVPDRGYC; from the exons ATG GAAATGTCTTTAAATCCCGTGCGTGTGCTGAAGAGCGAAGCACAAGAGGAGAAAGCTGAAATGGCGCGATTGTCTTCGTTCATTGGTGCTATTGCGATTGGAGATTTGGTTAAAAGCACATTGGGACCTAAAGGAATGGATAAAATTTTGGTAGCACATGGCCGTAATGCTGGTCAAGTTGAAGTtacaaatgatggggcaaccatatTACGAGCTGTGGGGGTTGATAATCCGGCTGCAAAAATATTGGTTGACATGTCTCGTGTTCAAGATGAAGAAGTTGGAGATGGAACAACTTCGGTAACTGTGCTAGCAGCAGAACTTTTACGTGAAGCTGAAaaattagtcgaacaaaaattacatCCACAAATAATCATTGCTGGATGGCGTTTGGCAACTCAAGTTGCACTTGATGCGCTTACGCAAGCTTCTCAAGATAACTCTGGTAATGATGAAAAGTTTAAAGAAGACTTATTGAATATCGCCCGTACGACATTGTCATCAAAAATTTTACATCAGCATAAAGAATTCTTTTCAAAACTTGCGGTCGACGCAGTGTTGAGACTAAAAGGCTCTGGCGAATTGCATGCAattcaaataatcaaaaaaaCTGGCGGTACATTGGATGACTCGTTTTTAGATGAAGGTTTTCTTTTAGATAAGAAACCTGGTGTGCATCAACCACAACGg ATTGAAAAGGCGAAAATTCTTATTGCAAATACACCCATGGACACAGACAAGATTAAAGTATTTGGCAGCACGATCAAGGTTGACTCACTGGCCAAGATAGCCGACCTTGAACTTGCAGAAAAGGAAAAAATGAAGGACAAAGTTCAAAAAATCCTGAGTCATAACTGCAATGTATTTATAAACCGGCAGCTTATATACAACTATCCCGAACAATTATTCGCCGATGCAGGTGTAATGGCGATTGAACATGCCGACTTTGATGGAATTGAACGTTTGGCGCTAGTTACTGGTGGTGAAATAGTGTCAACTTTTGATAATCCATCTCTAGTTAAATTGGGGGAATGTGATGTCATTGAACAAGTTATGATTGGCGAGGACACACTTTTACGTTTCAGTGGTGTAAAATTGGGTGAAGCATGTACGATAGTTATTCGTGGTGCCACACAACAAATAATCGACGAAGCTGATCGCTCTTTACACGACGCTCTATGCGTATTAGCAGCAACTGTTAAGGAATCGCGAATTGTTTATGGTGGTGGCTGTTCAGAAGCTCTTATGGCTAATGCTGTATTGAAGAAGGCAGCCGAGACAGCAGGCAAAGAAGCTATTGCTATGGAAGCATTTGCTA GAGCTTTACTATCACTACCCACAGCTATTGCTGATAATGCTGGCTACGACTCAGCGCAATTAGTTTCAGAGTTACGCGCTGCACATGCCCAAGGTAAATTCGCAATTGGTTTGGATATGGAAAAGGGAAAAATGGGTGATATGAAAGAGCTTGGTATTACTGAGTCCTTTGCAGTGAAACGTCAAGTGCTATTGTCTGCATCAGAAGCTGCAGAAATGATATTACGTGTGGATGATATCATAAAATGTGCCCCAAGACGACGTGTGCCTGACCGTGGTTATTGTTAG